AGAATCCCCGAATACGAAGACGGTTAATCTTTGGTCATCCCCCTATCCATTAGTTACATCTTTCTTAACATAAAATTTGACAAAAAAAGAAAAATGTGCTATGTGGACTAAGGGGGTTCTCTGGGGGGACTAAATATTTTTGGTATCACTTCGAGTGCAGTGATTTGTCAGACTCTACAGATTTTCAATGAACTCTTCAACTGTGACTTGGGCTTGTTTCAGAATTCCACTTAATGTACCAACCTTCAATTCCCGATGTAAAGGGACAACACAACCAATTTTGCCCTCTTCGGTTTCTTTCTTCATCACAACATGGCTACCTGTTTGACGAACTTGCTCGAAGCCTAAGCGTTCAAGAGATCTAATTGCCTCCCCACTAGAGATTCGTGGCAGCTTAGGCATAACTAACTTCAATACTGGTCACAAATCTAGGGGATGTTTCTGGTAAGGTAAATTCCTCTAGGTAAAGCCGTGTGGCTTCTTTCAATCCAGCAATCGCCTGCTCAATTGTTTCTCCTTGATCTACTGTGCCAACTTCTGGACATTCAGCAATGTACATATTATCTTCTTTGTACAAAATAACAGTAAAGATGCGATTTTTCATGGTGTTTTATCATCTCAGGCTTACTCTGAAAATCATAACATAACTGTTTCCTAATCGTTTGGTTAGAAAATAGTTATGTTTCCCGATCATTGACCCAACTCAAGCTTTTTGAAAAACTCTATAAGATATTAAGTTATTAGTAATTAATCTAATATTGTCCCACCTTCCTAGAATTGAGTGAGAAGATTGTGCAAAAACAGGCGTAGAGTCGATATAGAGAATGGAAAATATTAAAGCAAAATAAAGTTTTTCTATCTTGAACTTTAACTTTGATGGTCTAATTAACATCTTTTATCCTCAATTTGTCCGAAAATTCTGTCTAACGGCATGCGGATCACCGGACGGTAGTAATGTTTGTATCAATAACAACAGAGTAACGATCCGTTCCGAGTGCAGCCGCTTGTTAGGTTGGTTAGGTTGAATTTCACTGATCAATATTTTGTTGATTTTTCTCTCGCTCGATTACTTTATAAATGTCAGGTGAAAAGCGTAGAGCATCGTTCTGTTTTTGGCGTTCTCGCGCGAAACGTTGCCTAGACTTTAAGGTTTCCCTCAATAGATACTTAACCCACTTATCTACATCTGCTCCAAACTGATACTCATCTAATAAAGCTTCTTCTGAGAAGCCAAGAAAAATTTGAATCAGATCAGAAGCAGTAAGCTCCAGATAACGATTGGAGTGATTTGGCTCTTCAGGCCAGTGGGGTAAGGTATCATCTCCTAAACTCATATCTTTTGCTAACTCAATAAGATCATAATAATCTGTATACCAGATATTTTCATGATCCATATCAGGAAATATTCTAGCCTTGATTGCAAGATAGTTAATCGCCTTTAACAGGCTATCTTTTACTCTTTCTTGTTCTGATGGAGAATAATGTTCTTCAATTGCTGCCCGGAATAGTTGCCCTAATTCTTTACCTCTTTGAAAAGTTGTCTTTTTGTCTCTGTCAATTTCACTTTTTGTAAGTCTTTCCCCCTTTCCATACTCTGTCTTAGGCAACTGATCGTGCTTTCGACGAGACTCATCTAATTGAGGATTATGGGTATTGGAAGTGAATCTTTGAAATAGCTCAAATAATGACATAGCAATCAAGTCTCAGCTTACATGGATGGTACTTACATACATATATTACTAGAACAATAATAAAACTATCGTTGTTCTCAGATGATGTTGCTGCATTAGGGGTCGAGAAGGTCGTCACCGACCTCCCCTCCCATTCAGAACCGTGCGTGAGATTTTCACCTCACACGGCTCCTAGTTTGACTGTTCCCTTGTTAAGGATACAGCTTGACTTCTTTTGGTTAACCTTGTATTATCCTGTTTAACAGATAATGTCAAACCAGATGAATTTAGGCTTCCATCAGATGCCGATTTATCATCGTGGCAGTGGCGGTGTAGTAATTGAAGGTTTTTATATTCATCCTTTCCGCCTAAGCTTAGAGGGTGAATGTGGTCAACTTCAATTAAATCCGATGGGGTGAAATATTGCCCACATCGGCTACACTTGCCTTGTTGCTTTTTGAGTAGTTTGGCTACTCTTGTCGGTGTGTCGATTGCTTGTCCTCGTCTGGTCGCCCAGTAAGTCCAATTTCCGTCGAATGGTGAGGCGTCGGCGCGTACTAGGGTATGTCTGACAATTGGTGTCCAATTATGTTTCCATAGATAGAGACCATCTTTAGCTTGGAATAACCAAGATTCATGTCTTTCTTTCCCATTGCTGAGTTTAACTGTACCCGGTCTAAAGTAGTTTCTCAGCTTTTCGTAGTTCGCTTTACCGCATCTTGATACTGTCCATGCCCTTAACATTAACCAGATTGTGTAGCCTAGTTTATTGAAGGTATCTGAGGATACTACTCCTGAGTAGTATTTAGCCCATCCTCTAATGATTGGGTTTAGTCTACTAATTAGGGCTGATTGAGGTGTTGTTTTGTGTTTTTTGATTACACCTTTAATCGCTTCTGTGTGGGCTTTAACCGCCTTTTGACTGGGTTTAATGTGGGTTTTGTGACCAATTAATCGGCTTCCTTTCCCTCCTGTTTTCCCAGATTTGTACTTTCCTGTTGGATATTGTCTGATATTGAATCCTAGAAAATCAAAACCGGGTTCTTCTGTTTTCCCATTGTACTCAATGGGGTTAAGTGTATGACACACTCTGGTTTTTTCTGGTTTGAGTTCTAATCCAATTGGTTTTAACCATTCAGAAATGGCAGTTTTGCACTGTTCAATGATTTCAAGTGATGGTGAAATCACTACAAAGTCATCGGCGTATCTTATGAGAACAGCTTGAACTCTGTTACCTTTTTTTTGGGAATAATGTTTCAATTAATCTTGCCATTCCATCCAGTGCGATGTTGGCTAGTAGTGGACTTATTACCCCTCCTTGAGGTGTCCCTGTTTCTGTTTCTTCAAATACGCCGTTATCCAAAACTCCTGCTTTGAGCCATTGTTTTATGTCTCTTTTCAGGGAACTTGGACAATGAATTTTGGACAGTAAAAAATTGTGATTAATTCGGTCAAAACACTTGGCAATATCAGCATCTAATACAAAGTAGCTACTTTGATTAATGGTGGTGTATATCCTTGATATTGCGTCATGGGCAGACCTTCCCGGTCGGAAACCATAACTGGTTCCTTCCATTTTTGATTCCCATTCTGGCTCAAGTGCCGATTTAATCAATGCTTGTCTAGCTCTGTCTTTGATGGTTGGTATTCCTAATGGACGTTTTTCATCCTTACCGGGTTTAGGAATCCATACCCTTCTTAATGGTTTTGCTTTAAGTGTTCCCTTGATTTCTTCGGTTAGATTTAGCCTTTGTTCTGGAGATATTGCTATCATTCCATCTACTCCTGCTGTTTTCTTTCCTTGATTATCTTGGGTTACTTTGCGAACCGCTAATAGACGAGCGTAGTACGATTTCACCAATAGACGTTGCAACCTTCTAACCTTTGCATCCTGTCCCGATTTAGCCGCTTGGTATATCCTCTTTTGGAGCTTGAAAACATATCTTTGGATTTTACCCCAGCTGATAGCTTTCCATACATTCGTAGTCTTAGTGGTTTCCGGTTTCCCGAACCCTTTACCTTCTCAAGGGTTTCGTCATATAGACTCCTACTAGACTCTATCCTTACAATCAAACCGTAACCTGTTAGCGTATCTTGACTATTAACGTCAAGCGTTGGCTTTTGGTTACATCTCACACCCTTTAAGGCTTGCGCTTACACTTATCACTACTGGGTATTTCGACCTGTACCCAGAGCCTAAAAGGGCTTATCACGTTCCGTTTATATGGGC
This portion of the Microcystis aeruginosa NIES-2549 genome encodes:
- a CDS encoding type II toxin-antitoxin system HicA family toxin is translated as MPKLPRISSGEAIRSLERLGFEQVRQTGSHVVMKKETEEGKIGCVVPLHRELKVGTLSGILKQAQVTVEEFIENL
- a CDS encoding type II toxin-antitoxin system HicB family antitoxin, coding for MKNRIFTVILYKEDNMYIAECPEVGTVDQGETIEQAIAGLKEATRLYLEEFTLPETSPRFVTSIEVSYA